The following coding sequences lie in one Flagellimonas eckloniae genomic window:
- a CDS encoding DUF5687 family protein, whose translation MFKYFINLQWKSFFRAASFKTEIWFKILMSFFAFIIIAYMLMLGFFAYKIIKGFELGDPLRVVNQFAIYYLAFDMVFRYMLQKMPVTNIKPLLYLPFKKSEVVYYSLGKTMVSFFNWTHAFFFIPFSIILLTKDYEVLNVIGWHLGLMALIYANNFINVLVNNKDNAFYIFACIFILLGISQYYNWFDITTYTGPLFDMLYDIPITAIIPWAILLALFGGSFNYFKKNMYLDGGLATKTTEAKTENLDWLNRFGNLGTFLKNDIKLIKRNKRSRTAVIMGFFFIFYGLLFFTGTIEVYDSPFWKIFAGIFVTGGFLFSFGQYVPSWDSSYYPLMMSQNIQYREYLTSKWYLVIIATIISTFLATFYIYFGWEAYVAILVGAIYNIGVNSYLVLWGGAYVKTPIDLTSNKKAFGDKQAFNAKTLLLTLPKLLLPVVIYAIGHFLINAAAGYTFVALFGAAGFVFKNKAFQMIENIYKKEKYKTLLAYKQK comes from the coding sequence ATGTTCAAATACTTTATCAATCTACAGTGGAAATCCTTTTTTAGGGCAGCTTCCTTTAAAACCGAGATATGGTTTAAGATTTTAATGAGTTTTTTTGCCTTTATTATCATAGCGTATATGTTAATGCTAGGTTTTTTTGCCTATAAAATTATCAAAGGTTTTGAGCTAGGAGATCCACTTCGCGTTGTCAATCAGTTTGCAATTTACTATCTAGCTTTTGATATGGTATTTAGGTATATGTTACAAAAAATGCCAGTTACGAATATCAAACCATTACTTTATCTTCCGTTTAAAAAAAGTGAGGTGGTTTATTATTCGTTAGGAAAAACTATGGTTTCTTTTTTTAATTGGACCCATGCTTTTTTCTTTATTCCTTTTAGCATCATTTTACTAACAAAAGATTATGAGGTTTTAAATGTTATTGGTTGGCATCTTGGATTAATGGCTTTAATTTATGCGAACAATTTCATTAATGTTCTGGTTAACAATAAAGACAACGCTTTTTACATTTTTGCGTGTATTTTTATTTTGCTAGGGATTTCACAATACTATAATTGGTTTGATATTACGACTTATACTGGTCCTTTATTTGATATGTTATACGATATTCCGATAACAGCAATTATACCTTGGGCCATTCTGTTAGCACTTTTTGGAGGTTCTTTCAATTACTTTAAAAAGAACATGTATTTAGATGGTGGGCTTGCAACCAAAACAACCGAGGCCAAAACAGAGAATCTAGACTGGCTCAACCGATTTGGAAACCTCGGAACTTTCTTAAAGAATGATATTAAGCTCATAAAAAGAAATAAGCGCTCTCGAACGGCTGTGATCATGGGCTTCTTTTTTATTTTTTATGGGCTTCTTTTCTTTACAGGAACAATTGAAGTATATGACAGTCCGTTTTGGAAAATTTTTGCGGGCATATTTGTTACCGGAGGATTTTTGTTCAGTTTTGGACAATATGTTCCCAGTTGGGACAGTAGCTACTATCCTTTAATGATGAGCCAAAACATCCAGTATCGGGAATATCTAACTTCAAAATGGTACTTGGTAATTATTGCAACAATTATTTCCACCTTTTTAGCGACCTTCTATATTTATTTTGGATGGGAAGCGTATGTCGCAATACTGGTTGGAGCCATTTATAATATAGGTGTGAATTCTTATCTGGTACTTTGGGGAGGGGCCTACGTAAAAACCCCTATAGATTTAACATCCAATAAAAAAGCGTTTGGAGACAAACAGGCATTTAATGCAAAAACACTTTTATTGACACTTCCTAAGCTACTATTGCCCGTTGTGATCTATGCTATCGGCCACTTTTTGATTAACGCCGCTGCAGGCTACACTTTTGTGGCCTTGTTTGGTGCCGCTGGATTTGTATTTAAAAACAAGGCCTTTCAAATGATTGAAAATATCTATAAAAAAGAAAAGTATAAAACGCTTTTAGCGTACAAACAAAAATAA
- a CDS encoding ferredoxin--NADP reductase: MSDFHALKISAVDALTPNSVALTFDVPQDLKSFFDFTAGQYITIRHKVNGEELRRAYSISSAPSSGKVTVGIKKVPGGTFSVYANESVKPGDILDVMPPDGRFVFEKNSERKNVAAFAAGSGITPIMSIAQTVLESNPESTFVLVFGNQTSSEAMYLNDLQELSDKYTDRFFIQHLYSRSREENALFGRIETSTVNFIVKNKFKTTVFDAFYLCGPEEMIYAVSDTLKNNGVPENAILFELFTSSDTEDTLAEDLDGKTQVEVLVDDETFSLTMDKKELVLDAILKENIDAPYSCQGGVCSSCIARITEGKAEMVKNQILTDGEVTEGLILTCQAHPLTPTLKVDYDDV, from the coding sequence ATGAGTGACTTTCATGCGCTAAAAATCTCTGCGGTTGATGCACTGACCCCAAATTCAGTTGCCCTTACTTTTGATGTTCCCCAAGATTTAAAATCCTTTTTTGACTTTACTGCCGGTCAGTACATTACCATAAGGCATAAGGTTAACGGAGAAGAACTGCGTAGGGCTTATTCCATTTCGTCAGCTCCATCATCGGGTAAAGTTACTGTGGGTATTAAAAAAGTGCCGGGCGGTACCTTTTCTGTGTATGCCAACGAAAGTGTCAAGCCTGGAGATATTTTGGATGTTATGCCTCCGGACGGGCGATTTGTTTTTGAAAAGAATTCAGAACGGAAAAACGTAGCCGCTTTTGCTGCCGGAAGCGGAATAACCCCGATTATGAGCATTGCCCAAACTGTTTTGGAGAGTAACCCAGAAAGCACCTTTGTGTTGGTGTTTGGCAACCAAACTTCTTCTGAGGCCATGTATTTAAATGATCTTCAGGAATTAAGCGATAAATATACCGATAGGTTTTTCATTCAGCATTTATATAGTCGTTCCCGGGAAGAAAATGCACTTTTTGGAAGAATTGAAACCTCAACCGTAAACTTTATCGTAAAAAATAAATTTAAAACTACCGTTTTTGATGCCTTTTATTTGTGCGGGCCTGAGGAAATGATTTACGCAGTCTCAGATACCTTAAAAAATAATGGCGTTCCAGAGAATGCCATTTTATTTGAACTATTCACAAGCTCTGACACAGAGGATACATTAGCCGAAGATCTGGACGGTAAAACCCAAGTGGAAGTTCTTGTGGATGATGAAACTTTTTCCTTGACCATGGATAAAAAAGAATTGGTTCTTGATGCTATCCTAAAAGAAAATATAGATGCTCCGTACTCCTGTCAAGGCGGAGTGTGCAGTAGTTGTATTGCCCGAATTACTGAGGGTAAAGCGGAAATGGTCAAAAATCAAATATTAACTGATGGCGAAGTAACCGAAGGGCTTATTTTAACTTGCCAAGCTCATCCATTGACACCAACACTCAAAGTGGATTACGATGATGTGTAG
- a CDS encoding patatin-like phospholipase family protein produces MNTNITHAKSIGLVLSGGGIRGMAHIGLIKAMQENGLEANFVAGSSVGALVGALYANGNSIEDMLQFFGDTPLFQYNFFAINKPGFIDTERYFNIFKGYFPQNSFESLEKQLYVAATNLLKGEEKMFSKGELIKPLLASAALPPVFSPVKINEILYADGGVMNNFPKEYVEEKSDFVIGSNVSIAGEVRKKDLRNSLQLAGRVTGLMIYAASHRKLKECDLSIEPRELEKIGVLDKKGIQKAFTIGYDHASKAIDRALANSAQ; encoded by the coding sequence ATGAATACGAATATTACCCATGCAAAATCTATTGGATTGGTTCTTTCAGGAGGAGGAATTCGTGGGATGGCACACATTGGATTAATCAAGGCGATGCAGGAAAATGGATTGGAAGCAAATTTTGTGGCCGGATCTAGTGTAGGTGCTTTGGTGGGCGCGTTGTATGCCAATGGAAATTCAATTGAAGACATGCTCCAGTTCTTTGGGGACACTCCTTTGTTCCAGTATAATTTCTTTGCCATTAACAAACCGGGATTTATAGACACGGAGCGATATTTCAATATTTTTAAAGGGTATTTTCCACAAAATAGCTTCGAAAGTCTTGAAAAACAGTTGTATGTAGCTGCAACCAATCTGTTAAAAGGAGAGGAAAAGATGTTTTCTAAAGGGGAATTGATAAAACCGCTTTTGGCGTCAGCGGCATTGCCTCCAGTTTTTAGTCCAGTGAAGATTAATGAAATACTTTATGCTGATGGGGGTGTGATGAATAATTTCCCAAAGGAATATGTGGAGGAAAAATCCGATTTTGTAATCGGAAGCAATGTTTCCATAGCTGGGGAGGTTAGAAAAAAAGATCTTAGAAACTCGCTTCAATTGGCAGGACGGGTTACTGGATTAATGATTTATGCCGCCAGTCATAGAAAACTTAAGGAATGCGATTTAAGTATTGAACCCAGGGAATTGGAGAAAATAGGGGTATTGGACAAAAAAGGAATTCAAAAGGCGTTTACTATTGGGTATGACCATGCCAGTAAAGCGATAGATAGAGCCTTAGCGAACAGTGCGCAATAA
- a CDS encoding TIGR04282 family arsenosugar biosynthesis glycosyltransferase, with protein MQQKLTQNTAVLLFANSAEEDCYIKKIADSKPLFDALTERTLRTVKATGLPFFHLTEKNQLGNTFGERFSNAIQQIFDFGYSQIITVGNDSPQLIAQHIIEAKNQLSDQNTVLGPSLDGGFYLLGIHRSNFNKETFESLPWQTARLYGETKEYFNSYGCEVRTLERLIDVDSISDIKQLSNYIKSLTKYWIGLFSGVLRSKNSFSKTASLYFQSSYRSVYFNKGSPLRFA; from the coding sequence GTGCAACAAAAACTAACTCAAAATACCGCTGTTCTCCTTTTTGCAAATTCTGCTGAAGAGGATTGCTATATAAAAAAAATAGCAGACAGTAAACCTTTATTTGATGCACTTACTGAACGTACTTTGCGTACAGTTAAGGCTACAGGGCTTCCCTTTTTTCATTTGACCGAAAAAAACCAACTGGGCAATACTTTTGGCGAACGTTTTTCCAATGCTATCCAGCAAATTTTTGATTTTGGATACTCCCAAATAATTACGGTAGGTAATGATAGCCCTCAGCTTATTGCACAACATATTATAGAAGCTAAAAATCAGCTTTCTGACCAAAATACAGTTCTGGGTCCTTCTTTGGACGGTGGGTTTTATTTGCTTGGCATTCATCGCTCCAACTTCAATAAAGAAACTTTTGAATCCCTTCCTTGGCAAACTGCCAGACTTTACGGAGAAACAAAAGAATATTTTAATTCATACGGATGTGAAGTCCGAACTTTGGAAAGATTGATTGATGTCGATTCTATTTCAGACATTAAACAGCTATCCAATTATATCAAAAGCTTAACAAAATATTGGATTGGTCTATTTTCAGGAGTTTTACGGTCCAAAAACAGCTTCAGCAAGACAGCATCGCTTTATTTTCAATCTTCATACCGTTCAGTTTATTTCAACAAGGGGTCTCCTCTCCGTTTTGCATAA
- a CDS encoding arsenosugar biosynthesis-associated peroxidase-like protein, whose amino-acid sequence MANSYYDPADLRKFGKITEWSEELGNKFFDYYGKVFEEGALSAREKSLIALAVAHVVKCPYCIDAYTKDGLQRGITKEEMMEAVHAGAAIESGATLVHGVQMMNKYNKLSM is encoded by the coding sequence ATGGCAAATTCTTATTATGACCCTGCAGATTTACGGAAATTCGGAAAAATAACAGAATGGAGCGAAGAGCTCGGCAACAAATTCTTTGACTACTACGGCAAAGTATTTGAAGAAGGTGCGCTGAGTGCGCGCGAAAAATCCTTGATTGCACTGGCCGTGGCCCATGTGGTCAAATGCCCGTATTGCATTGATGCCTATACCAAAGATGGCCTTCAACGGGGAATCACCAAAGAAGAAATGATGGAAGCCGTTCATGCAGGCGCGGCAATAGAAAGTGGAGCAACTTTAGTACACGGAGTACAAATGATGAACAAGTACAACAAACTATCAATGTAG
- the arsS gene encoding arsenosugar biosynthesis radical SAM (seleno)protein ArsS (Some members of this family are selenoproteins.), whose amino-acid sequence MEQSILPKTKKSPKKSLKAQENELAKTNRQLEILNGGIFADGELPYFKDKIAEIGHFPLRPNKLEILQINVGYMCNQVCEHCHVDAGPDRKEIMTRETMQQCLEVIKNTGAHTLDLTGGAPEMNPDFRWFVEEAAKAGIKDFIVRSNLTIIRANKKYYDLPDFFKKHNVHVVSSMPHYTRGKTDKQRGDGVFDKSIKALQELNARGYGMPGSDLRLDLVYNPSGAFLPGDQAAMERDFKKALKEDFDIDFHNLFAITNLPISRFLDYLIASDNYEDYMYALVEAYNPSAVANVMCTNTISISWDGWLYDCDFNQMLDLKVASKVKHIKDYNEDILNDRNIIISQHCYGCTAGAGSSCQGTVA is encoded by the coding sequence ATGGAACAAAGTATACTTCCCAAAACTAAAAAAAGCCCTAAAAAATCACTGAAAGCCCAAGAAAATGAGCTTGCGAAAACCAATCGTCAATTAGAGATATTGAATGGGGGCATATTTGCTGATGGTGAACTTCCATATTTTAAGGATAAGATTGCCGAAATAGGACATTTTCCGTTACGTCCGAATAAATTGGAAATCCTTCAGATCAATGTGGGCTATATGTGCAACCAAGTGTGTGAGCATTGTCACGTGGATGCTGGTCCGGACCGAAAGGAAATCATGACACGGGAAACCATGCAACAATGTTTGGAAGTCATTAAAAATACTGGCGCGCATACATTAGATCTTACGGGAGGGGCTCCGGAAATGAACCCTGATTTTCGTTGGTTTGTGGAAGAAGCAGCCAAAGCGGGAATCAAGGATTTTATTGTCCGTTCCAATTTGACCATAATTCGTGCCAACAAAAAATATTACGACTTGCCGGATTTCTTTAAAAAGCATAATGTGCATGTGGTTTCATCGATGCCACATTACACCCGAGGGAAAACAGACAAACAAAGGGGCGATGGTGTTTTTGACAAATCCATAAAGGCTTTGCAGGAACTTAATGCCCGGGGATATGGAATGCCTGGAAGCGACTTGCGTTTGGATTTGGTATACAATCCATCAGGAGCATTTTTACCAGGAGACCAAGCTGCAATGGAACGCGATTTTAAAAAAGCGCTGAAGGAAGATTTTGATATTGATTTTCACAATTTGTTTGCCATTACCAATCTGCCCATTTCCCGCTTTTTGGATTATTTGATCGCTTCCGACAACTATGAGGATTATATGTATGCCTTGGTGGAAGCCTATAACCCTTCCGCTGTGGCCAATGTAATGTGTACTAATACCATTTCGATCAGTTGGGATGGGTGGTTATATGATTGTGACTTTAATCAGATGTTGGATCTTAAAGTGGCCAGCAAAGTCAAACATATTAAGGATTACAACGAAGATATTTTAAACGACAGAAATATAATCATCTCGCAACACTGCTATGGTTGCACCGCTGGTGCCGGAAGTAGTTGTCAAGGAACTGTCGCTTGA
- the arsM gene encoding arsenosugar biosynthesis arsenite methyltransferase ArsM, which produces MSYLQATEDLYKEAALTPDVGLCCTTNPIWELPGLKIPKIMQEMNYGCGSTVHARDLSNNPKMLYVGVGGGMELLQFSYFNRQKGGVVGVDVVDEMLQASRDNFKIAETENDWFKSEFVDLKKGDALNLPVEDNSIDVAAQNCLFNIFKEEDLKRAIEEMYRVLKPHGKLVMSDPTCEQEMNETLRNDDRLRALCLSGSLPIKQYVKALTDVGFGTIEIRARKPYRILDPKNYPTDELIYIESIEVAAIKDPMPEDGPCVFTGKAAIYFGDEDYFDDNKGHVLLRNQPLAVCDKTAGALGSLGRDDIFISESTFHYDGGGCC; this is translated from the coding sequence ATGAGTTATTTACAAGCTACTGAAGATTTATATAAAGAAGCCGCATTGACCCCAGATGTAGGTCTTTGCTGCACTACCAATCCTATTTGGGAATTGCCCGGATTAAAAATCCCAAAGATCATGCAAGAAATGAACTATGGTTGTGGCAGCACAGTGCATGCCAGAGACCTTTCCAATAATCCAAAAATGCTCTATGTTGGTGTAGGCGGTGGAATGGAATTATTACAATTTTCATATTTCAATCGTCAAAAAGGGGGTGTTGTTGGTGTTGATGTTGTTGATGAAATGCTACAGGCCAGTCGGGATAATTTTAAAATTGCCGAAACGGAAAACGATTGGTTCAAATCTGAGTTTGTTGACTTGAAAAAAGGGGATGCCCTAAATCTCCCTGTGGAAGACAATTCCATTGATGTTGCAGCACAGAACTGCCTCTTCAATATTTTTAAGGAAGAAGATCTAAAACGTGCCATTGAGGAAATGTACCGGGTTCTAAAACCGCATGGCAAATTGGTAATGAGCGACCCGACCTGTGAGCAGGAAATGAATGAAACGCTAAGAAATGATGATAGATTACGTGCACTTTGCCTTAGTGGAAGCCTGCCCATTAAGCAATATGTAAAGGCATTAACGGATGTTGGTTTTGGAACCATTGAAATACGAGCTCGAAAGCCTTACCGTATTTTGGACCCAAAAAACTATCCTACGGACGAGCTCATTTATATTGAATCTATCGAGGTCGCGGCCATTAAAGACCCGATGCCGGAAGATGGACCCTGCGTATTTACGGGTAAAGCAGCTATCTATTTTGGCGATGAGGACTATTTTGATGACAACAAAGGACACGTTTTGTTAAGGAACCAGCCCTTGGCGGTTTGTGATAAGACTGCAGGAGCACTCGGTTCTCTTGGAAGAGATGACATATTTATAAGCGAATCTACTTTTCATTATGATGGTGGTGGCTGTTGTTAA
- a CDS encoding TonB-dependent receptor produces the protein MKRTFILVVLLWNAISYSQETTGKVEGKITSQEGIPLETATVLVLDTETNFKFGAISKESGYYSVANIPPGNAYTITVSFIGYQSVSKQNISINLSETSYHDFVLEEMSQTLEEIVVIADKKNNSSIEQTINSKSIQNTPTITRSIQDLTRTLPEANLNSFAGASNRFNNLNIDGVANNDAIGFQEPSSGAAGSSANGSPGSLARTQPIGFGAIKQLSIKTAPFDVSIGNFTGANIDVVTKNGTNQRQSEIYAFGNNQLLVGRYADGIEQNVQSFYDFQLGFSTGGAIKKDKLFYFINFEQANSSNPVLNAPGSSSSNISTETVSLVADKLRTDYNYDPGTFTNANLKTNSTKLFLRFDFNISKNTKLTLRNNYVNSFADNLEWNESIFNFGNQGFRHNSVANSFTAELNSNFKNSSSNLFSIGYNIGRENRDFDGELFPHLQISDASNRIFAGTYREASVYTTDLNTLQISDKYTLFKDKHTFTFGGLAQYNDVNYGFLSAWNGRWEYSSLDNFLNDSPSRIRGVYRLENNTFDFVQNNPSATVDVLVAGLYAQDRFRYSDKLSLTFGLRLDSQFLLNDIPLSEEVTNTPEFSQFSNKIRTAPHINPRLGFEYVFDDERKIKLHGGSGLFTGRLPYLWFAYAEYISGTQYFNVDVRPDGTQPIVNDVSELAGSSPIAEINLVDTDFELPREWKSNLGVNLALPNNYDLSFDATYTKVLKGIFFQSINRQDNLGTFDGADNRSYFLETGDAIKINSNFTNVFLLTNSEAGYRYNLTLGLSKSTQHYTGYFGYTYGRSEDISSTVRSSPAANYEWNQSITPNAPSLSASNFDLRHKIVSSQSYAFTLGNNSQLEVSALYNGTSGSPFSFVYQGDVNRDGSSRNDLIYIPRDASEINLIDIEDTNGSVTQTAAQQWERLNTFIEANDYLKENRGGYAERNESKTPWNHRLDAKLGYNLNLGGTKQLRFSMDILNAFNLINKNWGRLVFVPNVVNSNFSILRFTGIENNQPVFQYSNTDETPWVVDNQNSRWRMQFGVTYKF, from the coding sequence ATGAAAAGAACATTCATACTGGTTGTCCTCCTATGGAATGCTATTTCGTACTCCCAAGAAACAACCGGAAAGGTAGAAGGAAAAATAACCTCACAGGAAGGCATCCCTCTAGAAACCGCAACAGTGCTGGTTTTGGATACCGAAACCAATTTTAAATTTGGAGCTATTTCAAAAGAATCCGGTTACTATTCAGTAGCCAATATTCCACCGGGCAACGCTTATACGATTACTGTTAGTTTTATAGGGTACCAATCGGTATCAAAACAAAACATTAGCATTAATCTTAGCGAAACCAGTTATCATGACTTTGTTCTAGAAGAAATGAGTCAAACTTTGGAAGAGATTGTTGTGATTGCGGACAAAAAGAACAATTCGAGTATTGAGCAAACCATTAATTCAAAATCGATTCAAAATACGCCAACAATAACCAGGAGCATTCAAGATTTGACCCGTACCCTCCCTGAAGCAAATTTGAATTCTTTTGCCGGTGCCAGTAATCGCTTTAACAACCTTAATATTGATGGTGTTGCCAATAACGATGCTATTGGGTTTCAGGAACCATCGAGCGGAGCTGCGGGATCTTCAGCAAATGGTAGCCCGGGCAGCTTGGCCAGAACACAGCCCATTGGTTTTGGGGCCATAAAACAATTATCCATTAAAACTGCCCCTTTTGATGTTAGTATTGGAAATTTTACCGGAGCCAATATTGATGTTGTAACCAAGAATGGAACAAACCAACGGCAAAGTGAGATTTATGCCTTTGGAAATAATCAATTGTTGGTAGGGCGCTACGCGGATGGCATAGAACAAAACGTGCAGTCCTTCTATGATTTTCAATTGGGTTTTTCTACCGGTGGCGCCATAAAAAAAGATAAGCTGTTTTATTTTATAAATTTTGAACAAGCTAACTCCAGCAATCCTGTTCTGAATGCCCCCGGGAGTTCCAGTTCCAATATTTCAACAGAAACAGTTTCATTGGTTGCCGATAAGCTTCGAACAGATTACAATTATGACCCAGGGACGTTTACCAATGCCAATCTAAAGACCAACAGCACCAAACTATTTTTACGGTTCGATTTCAATATTTCAAAAAACACCAAATTAACGCTGCGGAACAATTATGTAAACAGCTTTGCCGATAATTTGGAATGGAACGAGTCCATATTCAATTTTGGAAACCAAGGATTTCGGCATAATAGTGTGGCAAACAGCTTTACAGCTGAATTGAATTCAAATTTTAAAAACTCCAGCTCCAACCTGTTCAGTATTGGGTATAATATTGGAAGGGAAAACCGTGATTTTGATGGAGAATTATTTCCCCATCTGCAGATTTCCGATGCCTCCAATAGAATCTTTGCAGGTACCTATCGTGAAGCCTCCGTCTATACTACTGATTTGAACACACTTCAGATTTCTGACAAATACACCTTGTTTAAAGACAAACACACGTTTACTTTTGGTGGTTTGGCGCAGTACAATGATGTTAATTATGGATTTTTGTCCGCCTGGAACGGACGTTGGGAATACAGCTCTTTGGATAATTTTTTAAATGATAGCCCATCCCGTATTCGAGGAGTGTACCGCTTGGAAAACAATACTTTTGATTTTGTACAAAACAACCCCTCGGCTACCGTAGATGTATTGGTAGCCGGTCTTTATGCACAAGATCGTTTTAGATATTCCGATAAATTGTCTTTGACTTTCGGACTCCGACTGGATTCCCAGTTCTTATTAAATGATATCCCTTTGAGCGAAGAAGTTACAAATACCCCTGAGTTTAGCCAGTTCAGTAATAAGATTAGAACAGCTCCCCACATAAACCCGAGGTTAGGTTTTGAATATGTATTTGATGATGAAAGAAAAATAAAATTACATGGAGGATCCGGACTTTTTACGGGAAGACTTCCTTACCTATGGTTTGCCTATGCCGAATATATTTCTGGAACCCAGTATTTTAATGTTGATGTAAGGCCAGATGGCACACAGCCCATTGTGAACGATGTTTCTGAACTGGCCGGAAGCTCCCCAATTGCCGAGATAAATTTGGTGGATACTGATTTTGAACTTCCAAGGGAATGGAAAAGCAATCTAGGTGTAAACCTTGCATTGCCCAATAACTATGATTTATCTTTTGATGCCACCTACACTAAAGTTCTAAAAGGCATCTTCTTTCAGTCCATTAACAGACAGGACAATTTGGGCACATTTGATGGCGCCGACAACAGGTCTTACTTTTTAGAGACGGGAGACGCCATCAAAATCAACTCGAATTTTACAAACGTCTTTCTTTTGACCAATTCTGAAGCAGGATATAGATACAACCTAACCTTGGGGCTATCCAAATCTACCCAACACTATACTGGGTATTTTGGCTATACCTATGGTAGAAGCGAGGATATTTCGAGTACAGTTCGTAGCTCCCCTGCCGCAAATTATGAATGGAACCAATCCATTACCCCAAACGCCCCCAGTTTGTCCGCGTCTAACTTTGATTTGCGCCATAAGATTGTAAGTTCCCAATCTTATGCTTTCACTTTGGGAAATAATAGCCAGTTAGAAGTTTCAGCGCTTTACAATGGCACTTCGGGCAGTCCATTTTCTTTTGTGTATCAAGGCGACGTAAACCGAGACGGCTCTTCCAGAAACGACCTCATCTATATCCCAAGGGATGCTTCCGAGATCAACCTTATCGACATTGAAGACACTAATGGCAGTGTTACGCAAACCGCTGCACAGCAATGGGAGCGTTTAAATACATTTATAGAAGCCAATGACTACCTCAAGGAAAATCGTGGAGGTTATGCAGAACGTAATGAATCCAAAACCCCATGGAACCATCGTTTGGATGCCAAGTTAGGTTACAACCTTAATTTGGGTGGAACAAAACAACTGCGCTTTTCCATGGATATTCTCAATGCCTTTAATTTGATAAACAAAAATTGGGGAAGGCTTGTTTTTGTACCCAATGTGGTAAATTCCAATTTTAGCATTCTCCGTTTTACGGGTATTGAAAACAACCAACCCGTATTCCAGTATAGCAATACGGATGAAACACCTTGGGTAGTGGACAACCAAAACTCACGTTGGCGAATGCAGTTTGGTGTTACTTATAAATTTTAA
- a CDS encoding aldo/keto reductase, translating into MEYRNLGKSGLKVPLLSLGTGTFGGTNEFFQRWGQIDVKEASRLIDICIERGVNFFDTANVYSQGASEEILGKAIKGKREKTIISTKGSFEMGSGINDKGSSRSHIIQACEDSLKRLNTDYVDIYFIHGFDVNTPIEETLKTLNTLVSSGKVRYIGCSNFASWQLMKSLSISERHNLEKYVIYQGYYSLIGRDYEQELMPLIKDQEMGLMVWSPLGWGRLTGKIRRNQPISEGRIKSGGDIGSPPVENEFLYNVVDVLDGISNETGKSIPQIAINWLAQNKTVSNIVIGARNEKQLIDNLNSVEWKLSAQQMDDLNAVSKQAPIYPHWVGER; encoded by the coding sequence ATGGAATATCGAAATTTAGGAAAATCAGGATTAAAAGTACCATTATTAAGCTTAGGCACAGGAACGTTTGGAGGTACAAACGAATTCTTTCAACGCTGGGGTCAGATAGATGTAAAAGAAGCATCAAGGTTAATAGACATATGTATAGAGAGAGGAGTCAATTTTTTTGATACAGCTAATGTTTATTCTCAAGGAGCATCCGAAGAAATTTTAGGAAAAGCCATTAAAGGAAAAAGAGAAAAAACAATTATTTCAACCAAAGGCTCGTTTGAAATGGGAAGTGGAATAAATGACAAAGGTTCTTCCCGTTCCCACATAATTCAAGCTTGTGAAGACAGTTTAAAACGTTTAAATACAGATTATGTAGACATTTACTTTATACACGGTTTTGATGTAAACACGCCTATAGAAGAAACACTAAAAACATTAAACACTTTAGTTTCAAGTGGAAAAGTAAGGTATATAGGGTGTTCAAATTTTGCTTCTTGGCAATTAATGAAATCATTATCTATTTCAGAACGACATAACTTAGAAAAATATGTTATCTATCAAGGTTATTATTCACTTATTGGTCGTGATTATGAACAAGAATTAATGCCCCTTATAAAAGACCAAGAAATGGGGTTAATGGTTTGGAGCCCTTTAGGTTGGGGAAGATTGACTGGTAAAATTAGAAGAAATCAACCTATTTCAGAAGGAAGAATAAAATCTGGAGGAGATATTGGCTCACCTCCTGTTGAAAATGAATTTTTATATAATGTAGTAGATGTACTAGACGGCATTTCAAATGAAACAGGAAAAAGTATTCCGCAAATTGCTATCAATTGGTTAGCTCAAAACAAAACGGTTTCAAATATTGTAATTGGAGCTAGAAACGAAAAACAACTTATAGATAATTTAAATTCGGTTGAATGGAAATTATCTGCACAACAAATGGATGATTTAAATGCAGTTTCAAAACAAGCTCCCATTTATCCACATTGGGTTGGAGAACGATAA